A genomic segment from Nocardiopsis sp. Huas11 encodes:
- a CDS encoding site-specific integrase, which yields MATINQRTLADGRTRYWVKWRLGGTRTGAPQSEPFDTHADAHTFRLHVEAAGHHWPENWIRRQGWAPGWVPGHGWVTTDEDDEPEAEPVLFADYARDLVDSMTGIAERTRADYHRDLDIHLIPRFGKVNLRDPAQLKPKDVRAWVNHLRTGVPDPTAPHRTSTPSRGRKKEPGWLRKPLAPKSIHNLHGLLFTVCEAAVREDPPLRPSNPASRTRLPRVDDGEGEADMCFLTREEFTLLRDSMAEDVRDMVEVFVRTGMRYSELVALQVRDITLTAAIGADQQPLTRGHLDVRRAWKRCPDNTFRLGAPKTRSSRRRIPLSPRTIDLLRPRLEGKGPEEFVFTTDRGSWWRHSSFYGRRWAPGVKEAQRRGLGKKPRIHDLRHTHVAWLIEKDVHVFKIQRRLGHTSITTTMDRYGHLVTDIDDTMIEAIDGPPTPPAPRTDPGGEQRLRLIS from the coding sequence ATGGCAACCATCAACCAGCGCACACTGGCCGACGGGCGCACCCGCTACTGGGTCAAATGGCGGCTCGGCGGCACCCGCACCGGAGCGCCCCAGTCCGAACCCTTCGACACCCACGCCGACGCCCACACCTTCCGCCTTCACGTCGAGGCGGCCGGCCACCACTGGCCCGAGAACTGGATCCGACGCCAGGGCTGGGCCCCCGGGTGGGTCCCCGGACACGGATGGGTCACCACCGACGAGGACGACGAACCCGAAGCCGAACCGGTGCTGTTCGCCGACTACGCCCGCGACCTCGTCGACTCCATGACCGGCATCGCCGAACGCACCCGCGCCGACTACCACCGCGACCTGGACATCCACCTGATCCCCCGCTTCGGAAAGGTGAACCTGCGCGACCCCGCCCAGCTCAAACCCAAAGACGTACGCGCCTGGGTCAACCACCTGCGCACCGGAGTCCCCGACCCCACGGCCCCACACAGGACCAGCACCCCCAGCCGGGGCCGCAAGAAGGAACCCGGGTGGCTGCGCAAACCCCTGGCTCCCAAGTCCATCCACAACCTCCACGGACTGCTCTTCACCGTCTGCGAGGCCGCCGTACGCGAGGACCCGCCCCTGCGGCCCTCCAACCCGGCCTCGCGCACCCGCCTGCCGCGCGTCGACGACGGCGAGGGCGAAGCCGACATGTGCTTCCTGACCCGGGAGGAGTTCACGCTGTTGCGTGACTCCATGGCCGAGGACGTACGGGACATGGTCGAGGTGTTCGTGCGCACCGGCATGCGCTACAGCGAACTGGTCGCCCTGCAGGTCCGTGACATCACCCTCACGGCCGCCATCGGCGCCGATCAACAACCGCTCACCCGGGGACACCTGGACGTGCGTCGGGCGTGGAAACGCTGCCCCGACAACACCTTCCGGCTCGGTGCGCCCAAGACCCGCAGCTCGCGCAGGCGCATCCCGCTCTCACCGCGCACCATCGACCTTCTCCGCCCACGGTTGGAGGGCAAGGGCCCTGAGGAGTTCGTGTTCACCACCGACCGGGGCTCCTGGTGGCGGCACTCCTCCTTCTACGGGCGCAGGTGGGCGCCCGGGGTCAAGGAGGCCCAACGGCGAGGGCTCGGCAAGAAGCCGCGTATCCACGACCTGCGCCACACCCACGTGGCGTGGCTGATCGAGAAGGACGTACACGTGTTCAAGATCCAGCGCCGCCTGGGCCACACCTCGATCACCACCACCATGGACCGGTACGGGCACCTGGTCACCGACATCGACGACACCATGATCGAGGCCATCGACGGCCCGCCCACGCCCCCGGCCCCGCGCACCGATCCCGGCGGCGAGCAGCGCCTACGCCTCATCTCCTGA
- a CDS encoding helix-turn-helix transcriptional regulator: MTPDERTLKVFGREVRRLRTEAELTQEAVARRISQRGTAVSNSHVSDIEKGKAVPRPWLRRALDEILQGGGRLERLWEELTGSGRRAWLHEVAERTHGADALYEYQALVFPVYLQTEAYSRAVIRYGAPWLSTNELAERAQQRARRAQQMAKALSPIIWLVVDQSLLMRRYGSPEVQMEQLRYVEDLVEKERINLLVVPVDDPRHAGNNGPFRVITSADQPEVVYVESAHQGQIITATNEVGRYRMWFAALQGVAWGPGETLKAIRNEMKRINGD; this comes from the coding sequence ATGACCCCCGACGAACGCACCTTGAAGGTTTTCGGGCGCGAAGTACGCAGGCTACGAACAGAGGCCGAGTTGACCCAGGAGGCCGTCGCACGGCGCATCAGCCAGCGCGGCACGGCGGTCAGTAACTCCCATGTGTCTGACATCGAGAAGGGCAAGGCAGTGCCGCGACCGTGGCTGCGCCGAGCTCTCGACGAGATCCTGCAAGGCGGTGGACGCCTGGAACGGCTCTGGGAAGAGCTCACCGGGTCCGGACGCCGCGCGTGGTTGCACGAGGTCGCCGAGCGCACCCACGGAGCCGATGCCCTGTACGAATACCAGGCCCTGGTGTTCCCGGTGTATCTCCAAACCGAGGCCTACTCGCGCGCCGTAATCCGCTACGGTGCTCCGTGGCTGTCCACCAATGAACTCGCCGAACGCGCCCAGCAACGAGCCCGGCGAGCCCAGCAGATGGCCAAGGCCCTCTCCCCCATCATCTGGCTCGTCGTGGACCAGTCCCTACTGATGCGCCGCTACGGGTCCCCCGAGGTCCAGATGGAGCAGCTCCGGTACGTCGAGGACCTCGTGGAGAAGGAACGGATCAACCTCTTGGTCGTCCCCGTGGACGACCCCCGCCACGCAGGCAACAACGGCCCGTTCCGAGTCATCACCTCGGCCGACCAACCTGAAGTGGTCTACGTGGAGTCGGCCCACCAAGGCCAGATCATCACCGCGACGAACGAGGTGGGACGCTACCGCATGTGGTTCGCAGCCCTCCAGGGCGTGGCATGGGGACCAGGTGAGACGCTGAAGGCCATCCGAAACGAGATGAAGAGGATCAACGGTGACTGA
- a CDS encoding DUF397 domain-containing protein encodes MTDWHTSSYSGGNNECVEVWEHRAGADVRDTQNRELGHLSFTRTEWSAFVETAQLTDR; translated from the coding sequence GTGACTGACTGGCACACGTCGTCCTATAGCGGCGGCAACAACGAATGCGTCGAGGTCTGGGAGCACCGGGCTGGAGCCGACGTGCGGGACACCCAGAACAGAGAGCTGGGACACTTGTCCTTCACCCGTACAGAGTGGAGCGCTTTCGTCGAAACCGCTCAGCTCACAGACCGCTGA
- a CDS encoding replication-relaxation family protein, producing the protein MNDYEQTLTRLAPRITDRDRQILAGLWEHNVMTTHHLRRIYFPEAGPRRARSRILTLHRYGLTNRFRRHAHDRNAPDHWILSPTGAVLVALGQDKEPDALNFRSDRALALAHSARLDHILGLAETRARFLESAREVGARLRHWYGERECERRWGRHIRPDAYVHWEQGATNMDAFVEYDTGTETLTQLKNKMPGYARLARESKMASIVLVLVHSDQREANAARKLAKDCTGTVGVYLSTHQRLALHGVAEPIWRLAHCPDRVALGDIPLAYPSGKKENF; encoded by the coding sequence GTGAACGACTACGAGCAGACCCTGACTCGGCTGGCTCCTCGGATCACTGACCGGGACCGGCAGATCTTGGCCGGGTTGTGGGAACACAACGTCATGACCACCCACCACCTTCGCCGCATCTACTTCCCCGAGGCGGGGCCACGACGCGCCCGCTCCCGGATTCTCACCCTGCACCGGTACGGGTTGACCAACCGGTTCCGCCGCCACGCTCACGACCGCAATGCTCCCGATCACTGGATTCTGTCCCCCACCGGCGCGGTGCTGGTCGCCTTGGGTCAGGACAAGGAACCCGACGCACTCAACTTCCGCTCCGACCGGGCGCTGGCGCTGGCGCACTCAGCCCGCCTGGACCACATCCTCGGTCTGGCCGAGACTCGCGCCCGCTTCCTGGAGAGTGCCCGCGAGGTCGGTGCGCGCCTACGGCATTGGTACGGGGAACGCGAGTGCGAGCGCAGGTGGGGCAGGCACATCCGACCCGACGCCTATGTCCACTGGGAACAGGGCGCAACGAACATGGATGCGTTCGTGGAGTACGACACCGGTACCGAGACCCTGACTCAGCTGAAGAACAAGATGCCCGGCTACGCGCGTCTGGCCCGAGAGAGCAAGATGGCGTCGATCGTGTTGGTACTGGTCCACTCCGACCAGCGCGAGGCCAACGCCGCCCGCAAGCTCGCCAAGGACTGTACCGGCACGGTGGGGGTGTACCTGAGCACCCACCAACGGCTGGCGTTGCATGGTGTGGCCGAGCCGATCTGGCGGTTGGCCCACTGCCCCGACCGGGTGGCGCTCGGTGATATCCCGCTCGCCTATCCCAGCGGGAAGAAAGAGAACTTCTGA
- a CDS encoding helix-turn-helix domain-containing protein → MPERLLTIPEAAKVLAVPESWLRERVRLRRVPHRRLGKHVRFSTADLEQIVERAAQQVSPGRRSAHGWPTR, encoded by the coding sequence GTGCCGGAACGGTTGCTGACGATCCCCGAGGCCGCGAAGGTGCTGGCGGTACCGGAGTCGTGGTTGCGCGAGCGGGTCCGGTTGCGGCGGGTCCCGCACCGCAGGCTCGGCAAACACGTGCGCTTCAGTACCGCTGACCTGGAGCAGATCGTGGAGCGGGCCGCCCAACAGGTCTCTCCCGGAAGACGGTCCGCCCACGGTTGGCCAACGCGGTAG
- a CDS encoding WhiB family transcriptional regulator, giving the protein MVFQCCSVVVRGCDEDRPDRRRGCRRVVFLLPGAFPSHWYSSRASRAGWVRPVLGVVWSVHGSDVASAVGGDFLRGYQGESAQTTAHSASGRPYSGAPRSRWIGTDGERAVMGDTQRRVARGDRGLVGDVAGRTPGPRPVGRGGVSGADRPAGGPARAEADGGGHGDGFGGWQTHAACRGQDPDLWFPGQGGSVRAAKRVCGVCPVQINCLAEAMKRGELYGVWGGSSEDERRQFRIALRNERGGGARGPGRAA; this is encoded by the coding sequence ATGGTTTTTCAGTGCTGTTCAGTAGTGGTTCGTGGGTGCGATGAAGATCGCCCGGACCGGCGGCGAGGATGCCGCCGTGTCGTTTTTCTTCTCCCGGGTGCTTTTCCGAGTCACTGGTATTCGTCTCGTGCCTCGCGGGCGGGCTGGGTGCGGCCTGTTCTCGGCGTCGTGTGGTCGGTGCACGGATCGGATGTCGCATCTGCGGTGGGAGGTGACTTCTTAAGGGGTTATCAGGGCGAGAGCGCCCAGACGACGGCACACAGCGCCTCAGGGAGGCCGTACAGCGGGGCGCCGCGTTCACGTTGGATCGGGACGGATGGGGAAAGGGCGGTTATGGGGGACACGCAACGACGGGTAGCGCGGGGGGACCGGGGCCTGGTGGGCGATGTGGCGGGCCGAACCCCGGGGCCGCGCCCGGTGGGCCGGGGCGGTGTGTCGGGCGCCGACCGGCCCGCTGGCGGCCCCGCACGGGCCGAAGCCGACGGGGGCGGCCACGGGGACGGTTTCGGGGGATGGCAGACGCACGCGGCGTGCCGGGGCCAGGACCCGGATCTGTGGTTTCCCGGCCAGGGCGGGTCGGTGCGCGCGGCCAAACGCGTCTGCGGCGTATGCCCGGTACAGATCAACTGCCTGGCCGAGGCGATGAAGCGGGGCGAGCTGTACGGGGTGTGGGGCGGCTCCTCCGAGGACGAACGGCGCCAGTTCCGTATCGCTCTTCGGAACGAGCGTGGGGGAGGTGCGCGTGGCCCGGGCCGAGCGGCATGA
- a CDS encoding helix-turn-helix transcriptional regulator has product MRVVHHWTGLEARSLRLAMRMSVRAFAEHLGVGARTVSKWEKLLTATVPRPDTQAILDTVLARADDATRLRFEANLSQGEQPLWEVGRHRQATGTRGDQYESWMDDLDRVVIALSRQDFAFAEALLGRWSCRFQLEELDDRGLYLLARSTALLGDIRRDQGAVVGPLSAQRSYSEARALFIRLGIPRRVGRLDLSLAVVAEMSGELDAAARRYEALAEDERLDHRDRARARLWVGTALSKLGEYGHATYVIKPAIREFENLAEPGDWSAAHQKLALAHRGRGEFDRALDCIAISRDSDTTDTPMARVRLETAQGHILLSDSATRDDGMRLLDRAAEAASRSGLDHQLRSIEGIKSEQETWFNGQRRNTWRTTHVPSPRSSGGRPS; this is encoded by the coding sequence GTGAGGGTTGTGCACCACTGGACCGGTTTGGAGGCTCGGTCCCTGCGCTTGGCGATGAGGATGAGTGTCCGCGCGTTCGCGGAACATCTTGGCGTTGGCGCCCGCACCGTCTCCAAATGGGAGAAACTCCTGACAGCGACGGTTCCCCGACCTGACACCCAGGCCATCCTGGATACTGTTCTCGCGCGGGCGGATGACGCGACCCGTCTACGTTTCGAGGCGAACCTGTCCCAGGGCGAACAGCCGCTATGGGAGGTGGGCCGGCACCGGCAGGCGACCGGAACGCGGGGCGATCAGTACGAGTCGTGGATGGACGACCTGGACCGCGTTGTCATAGCCCTGTCCCGGCAGGACTTCGCGTTCGCCGAGGCCCTTCTGGGACGCTGGTCCTGTCGTTTCCAGCTCGAGGAGTTGGACGACAGGGGCCTGTACTTGTTGGCCCGTTCCACGGCTCTGCTCGGAGACATCCGGCGGGACCAGGGTGCCGTGGTCGGGCCGCTCTCGGCCCAGCGCTCCTACTCTGAAGCGCGAGCACTCTTCATCCGGCTCGGCATCCCACGTCGTGTGGGCCGCCTCGATCTGTCCCTCGCGGTGGTCGCGGAGATGTCCGGCGAGCTGGATGCCGCTGCCCGCCGGTACGAGGCTCTTGCCGAGGATGAGAGGCTCGACCACCGTGATCGGGCCCGTGCCCGTCTGTGGGTGGGCACCGCGCTGAGCAAACTCGGCGAGTATGGCCACGCTACGTATGTCATAAAGCCCGCGATTCGGGAGTTCGAGAACCTGGCCGAGCCGGGTGACTGGTCGGCAGCCCACCAGAAGCTCGCTTTGGCGCATCGTGGCAGAGGTGAGTTCGATCGGGCCTTGGATTGCATCGCCATCTCACGAGACAGCGATACCACGGACACACCCATGGCCCGAGTCCGGCTGGAAACCGCTCAAGGCCACATATTGCTGTCCGATTCAGCCACTCGGGACGATGGAATGCGGCTCCTCGACCGAGCCGCCGAAGCCGCATCCCGAAGCGGTCTCGACCACCAGCTTCGCAGTATCGAAGGCATCAAGTCCGAGCAGGAGACCTGGTTCAATGGCCAGAGGAGGAACACATGGCGGACGACGCACGTACCATCACCCAGAAGCAGTGGCGGCAGGCCGAGCTGA
- a CDS encoding ATP-binding protein: MSFTRPPLDLPRRIRYTDPDKSGLVCGPDPQHLQIARRWAVQATRTTPCQSHPLIVSLSELHTNALKHSASGLLGGRVRIEVERRPLLFVLRVSDEGPRPGGKVTIPEVATAGGPVGHVPRLVEGGYGLALVDAMALYWDFAGDACGPLTVRAAFDRSGRTRLAA; the protein is encoded by the coding sequence ATGTCTTTCACCCGGCCGCCCCTTGACCTGCCCAGGCGTATCCGTTATACGGACCCCGACAAGAGCGGCCTGGTGTGCGGTCCTGATCCGCAGCACCTCCAGATCGCGCGCCGCTGGGCGGTGCAGGCCACCAGGACGACGCCGTGTCAGTCCCACCCGTTGATCGTGTCGTTGTCCGAACTGCACACGAACGCCTTGAAGCACTCCGCTTCGGGACTGCTCGGCGGTCGGGTGAGGATCGAGGTCGAGCGCCGGCCGCTCCTCTTTGTGCTCCGTGTCAGTGACGAGGGGCCCCGGCCGGGCGGGAAGGTCACCATCCCCGAGGTGGCCACTGCGGGCGGCCCGGTCGGGCATGTGCCCCGTTTGGTCGAAGGCGGGTACGGCTTGGCGCTGGTGGACGCCATGGCCCTGTACTGGGACTTCGCCGGGGATGCGTGTGGGCCTTTGACGGTTCGGGCCGCTTTCGACCGTTCTGGGAGGACGCGTCTGGCCGCGTGA
- a CDS encoding YdcF family protein has protein sequence MADDARTITQKQWRQAELIWEYHRMHHGVRTCDVAIALGCNDIGVAAHAAELYDAGLFPALVFTGGNSPSTAQVFPRGEAVHFRERALELGVPDPVILVEPEASNTGQNITFSRRVLAANGIVPATVLLVCMPYMERRAFATARKLWPEVGVVCASAPLSLGDYVKEIGDAGLVIDMMVGDLQRVMEYPKLGFAIDQDVPGAVRDAYESLVTSGFDSRLIQG, from the coding sequence ATGGCGGACGACGCACGTACCATCACCCAGAAGCAGTGGCGGCAGGCCGAGCTGATCTGGGAGTACCACCGCATGCACCACGGAGTGCGGACGTGTGACGTGGCGATCGCCCTGGGCTGCAACGACATCGGTGTCGCAGCGCACGCCGCCGAGCTGTACGACGCCGGGCTCTTCCCGGCTCTGGTGTTCACCGGAGGGAACAGCCCCTCGACCGCGCAGGTGTTCCCGAGAGGGGAGGCGGTGCACTTCCGTGAGCGGGCTCTGGAACTCGGCGTCCCTGATCCCGTGATCCTGGTGGAGCCGGAGGCGTCGAACACCGGGCAGAACATCACCTTCTCTCGACGGGTCCTGGCGGCGAACGGCATCGTTCCCGCCACCGTGCTCTTGGTGTGCATGCCTTACATGGAACGGCGCGCTTTCGCGACCGCCCGGAAGTTGTGGCCCGAGGTTGGGGTGGTGTGTGCCTCCGCGCCGCTGAGCCTTGGCGACTACGTCAAGGAGATCGGGGACGCCGGGCTCGTCATCGACATGATGGTCGGTGACCTCCAGCGGGTGATGGAGTATCCCAAGCTCGGGTTCGCCATCGATCAGGACGTCCCCGGGGCGGTACGTGACGCCTACGAGTCCCTCGTTACCTCGGGGTTCGACAGCCGCCTGATCCAGGGCTGA